A stretch of Gambusia affinis linkage group LG10, SWU_Gaff_1.0, whole genome shotgun sequence DNA encodes these proteins:
- the fam174c gene encoding LOW QUALITY PROTEIN: protein FAM174C (The sequence of the model RefSeq protein was modified relative to this genomic sequence to represent the inferred CDS: inserted 1 base in 1 codon) has protein sequence MRETSALFRYRFQDPKRFFPPXVELLSDVKMSFWRVFSVVILSTCWLLVLSAEVAPAAPTAPGAPTVKPTVTNSSRANSTMSGDGDTLMLRRALYVLIGFTTIAVLYFLIRAVRLKKPSQRKKYGLLSNYEDSVDMEEVESDGDDTLYEARSLRR, from the exons ATGAGGGAAACTTCGGCTCTGTTCCGGTACCGGTTCCAGGATCCGAAGCGTTTTTTTCCTC GTGTCGAACTCCTCTCAGATGTGAAGATGAGTTTCTGGAGAGTTTTCTCGGTAGTGATTTTGTCCACATGTTGGCTGCTGGTTCTGTCCGCAGAGGTGGCCCCGGCTGCCCCCACTGCTCCCGGAGCCCCGACGGTCAAGCCCACCGTGACGAACTCCAGCCGGGCGAACAGCACGATGAGCGGCGACGGAGACACTCTCATGCTCCGCCGGGCCTTGTACGTCCTCATCGGTTTCACCACCATCGCAGTCCTGTACTTCCTGATCCGAGCCGTGCG CCTGAAGAAGCCGTCCCAGAGGAAGAAGTACGGCCTGCTGTCCAACTACGAGGACTCGGTGGAtatggaggaggtggagagcGACGGGGACGACACGCTGTACGAAGCTCGCAGCCTgcgcag ATGA